A genomic region of Stenotrophomonas sp. NA06056 contains the following coding sequences:
- a CDS encoding alkaline phosphatase D family protein: MKRIADPETRRRLLRLAWQGTGAAIALAAMPGAAAAGPRPRLGRDPFTLGIAAGDPDPQGAVLWTRLAPDPLNGGGMPSRAIPVRWFIAEDPSMCRLVQRGVAAAVPELAHSVHVEVTGLRPGRDYYYRFACDGGEESPIGHFRTAPLPDAQLQQLRLALCTCQAWNSGFYPVLADIARSDVDLVLHAGDYLYEYSPLQNARGMTLDAQRFSGETLSLERYRDQYALYKLDPDLQAAHAAHAFAVIWDDHEVQNDYSGIHPEKSDVPTEDFIVRRAAAYRAFYEHLPMRSTPTGNGGLRVHRRLRYGDLAQLTLLDCRQFRPANPCGVGESPRCDAALDPRMSMLGVGQEAWFAQSMAAATGTRWNVVVQQLLMAQLRLDQGTPRERFWNDAWDGYPAARNRLLQAMQAGGRGNAIVLGGDWHSTFVNDLKLDFDAADAPVIATEFIAPAISSGGDDTPYGPYYGPSIPQNPHIRYFDGDRRGWWKLQLNRQTVDAELRVADSVLRADAAVRTAARFQVAHGRPGASQLL; the protein is encoded by the coding sequence ATGAAGCGCATCGCCGATCCGGAAACCCGCCGTCGTCTGCTGCGCCTGGCCTGGCAGGGGACCGGAGCGGCCATCGCCCTGGCGGCGATGCCCGGCGCCGCCGCTGCCGGTCCGCGGCCGCGGTTGGGACGCGATCCGTTCACCCTCGGCATCGCCGCGGGTGATCCCGATCCGCAGGGCGCGGTGCTGTGGACGCGTCTTGCACCCGATCCCCTCAACGGCGGCGGCATGCCGTCGCGCGCGATCCCGGTGCGCTGGTTCATTGCCGAAGATCCGTCGATGTGCCGGCTGGTGCAGCGTGGCGTGGCGGCGGCCGTGCCGGAGCTGGCCCATTCGGTGCACGTGGAAGTGACCGGCCTGCGCCCGGGCCGCGATTACTACTATCGATTCGCCTGCGACGGCGGCGAGGAGAGTCCCATTGGGCATTTCCGCACCGCACCGCTGCCGGATGCGCAGCTGCAGCAGCTGCGGCTGGCGTTGTGCACCTGCCAGGCCTGGAACAGCGGCTTCTATCCGGTGCTGGCTGACATTGCCCGCAGTGATGTCGATCTGGTGCTGCATGCCGGTGACTACCTGTACGAATACAGCCCGCTGCAGAACGCGCGTGGCATGACGCTGGATGCACAGCGCTTCAGCGGTGAAACCCTCAGCCTGGAGCGCTATCGCGACCAGTACGCGCTGTACAAGCTCGACCCCGACCTGCAAGCCGCGCACGCCGCGCACGCCTTCGCGGTGATCTGGGACGATCACGAAGTGCAGAACGACTATTCCGGCATCCACCCGGAAAAGAGCGACGTGCCGACCGAGGACTTCATCGTCCGTCGCGCCGCTGCGTATCGCGCGTTCTACGAACACCTGCCGATGCGCAGCACGCCCACCGGCAACGGAGGCCTGCGCGTGCACCGCCGCCTGCGCTACGGCGACCTGGCCCAGCTGACGTTGCTGGATTGCCGCCAGTTCCGTCCGGCCAATCCCTGTGGCGTCGGCGAATCGCCACGCTGCGACGCGGCCCTGGACCCGCGCATGAGCATGCTCGGCGTGGGGCAGGAGGCCTGGTTCGCGCAGTCGATGGCGGCCGCAACGGGAACACGCTGGAACGTGGTGGTGCAGCAGCTGCTGATGGCGCAGTTGCGGTTGGATCAGGGTACGCCGCGCGAACGGTTCTGGAACGATGCCTGGGATGGCTACCCAGCGGCCCGCAACCGGTTGCTGCAGGCGATGCAGGCGGGCGGGCGGGGCAATGCCATCGTACTGGGCGGCGACTGGCATTCCACGTTCGTCAACGACCTGAAGCTGGATTTCGATGCCGCCGATGCGCCGGTGATCGCCACCGAGTTCATCGCTCCGGCGATCAGCAGCGGCGGTGATGACACGCCGTATGGCCCGTACTACGGCCCATCGATTCCGCAGAACCCGCACATCCGCTATTTCGATGGCGACCGGCGTGGCTGGTGGAAGCTGCAGTTGAACCGGCAGACGGTGGACGCGGAACTGCGCGTTGCCGACAGCGTGTTGCGCGCGGATGCCGCAGTGCGCACCGCGGCGCGCTTCCAGGTGGCCCACGGCCGCCCGGGGGCATCGCAGCTTCTGTAG
- a CDS encoding 2-oxoglutarate dehydrogenase E1 component, giving the protein MDNQLKQFAQSSQLAGGNASYVEDLYEQYLVSPDSVDPKWKTYFDGFKGREAGDIPHSAVISHIADAAKDALKAGTGNGAGDERERNVGRLITAYRSRGHLDARLDPLGLAAPVNTPDLGLPFHSLSDGDLNSEFSTGGVGGQPRMKLRDLLARLKATYTGSIGAEFMHISEVEQRQWIYKKLELAGGNYQLDADTQRRTLERLTAAEGLERYLHTKYVGQKRFSLEGGDSLIPMMDTIIRSAGKDGVKDVVIGMAHRGRLNVLVNTLGKNPRKLFDEFEGKFEHDEHASAGDVKYHMGFSADVATDGGPVHLALAFNPSHLEIADPVVAGSVRSRQERRKDTARKQVMPILIHGDAAFSGQGVVMELFQMSQARGFAVGGTVHIVVNNQVGFTTSNPLDTRSTRYATDVAKMIAAPVLHVNGDDPEAVVFAAQLAFEFRQKFAKDVVIDLMCYRRWGHNEADEPAITQPLMYQVIRKHATTREMYAEQLEKAGVIAAGAGKAMVDAYREKLDAGEVTTELAKVEKTPPTSPLFVDWPKLLEGKLSDPISTKVDKDKLLALAKLINTVPEEVQLHSRVAKVYDDRRKMAAGEIPGDWGFAENLAYATLLDEGSALRLVGQDVGRGTFTHRHAILHDQKTDNYYLPLRQLVDSPEKATVIDSLLSEEAVMAYEYGFSTTDPNTLCIWEGQFGDFANGAQVVIDQFIAAGEAKWGRISGLTLLLPHGYEGQGPEHSSARLERFLQLCALENMLVVVPSTPAQAFHMLRRQQHLTTRKPLVVMSPKSLLRHKLAVSTLDELANGEFQHLIGDANADAKKVKRVVLCSGKVYYDLLEDQTKRGQDDVAIIRVEQLYPFPRALLAAELQKYGKATDVVWTQEEPQNQGAWYQIRHHLQFCLADGQSLHYAGRARSASPAAGHMADHVREQQQLVADALVNPFNDSFAE; this is encoded by the coding sequence GTGGACAATCAACTGAAGCAGTTTGCGCAATCTTCGCAACTCGCCGGCGGCAACGCCTCCTATGTCGAGGACCTGTACGAGCAGTACCTGGTCTCCCCGGATAGTGTCGATCCCAAATGGAAAACCTACTTCGACGGCTTCAAGGGCCGCGAAGCAGGCGACATTCCGCACTCGGCCGTCATTTCCCACATCGCGGACGCGGCCAAGGATGCGCTGAAAGCAGGCACTGGCAACGGAGCAGGCGATGAGCGCGAGCGCAATGTCGGTCGTCTGATCACCGCCTACCGCTCGCGTGGTCATCTGGACGCCCGCCTGGACCCGCTGGGCCTGGCCGCGCCGGTCAACACCCCGGACCTGGGCCTGCCGTTCCACAGCCTGTCCGATGGTGACCTCAACAGCGAGTTCAGCACCGGCGGTGTCGGTGGCCAGCCGCGCATGAAGCTGCGTGACCTGCTGGCGCGCCTGAAGGCGACCTACACCGGTTCGATCGGTGCGGAGTTCATGCACATCTCCGAGGTCGAGCAGCGCCAGTGGATCTACAAGAAGCTGGAACTTGCCGGTGGCAACTACCAGCTGGACGCTGATACCCAGCGCCGCACGCTGGAGCGCCTGACCGCCGCCGAAGGCCTCGAGCGCTACCTGCACACCAAGTACGTCGGCCAGAAGCGCTTCTCGCTGGAAGGCGGCGACTCGCTGATCCCGATGATGGACACCATCATCCGCAGCGCCGGCAAGGATGGCGTCAAGGACGTGGTGATCGGCATGGCCCACCGCGGCCGCCTGAACGTGCTGGTCAACACCCTGGGCAAGAACCCGCGCAAGCTGTTCGACGAGTTCGAAGGCAAGTTCGAGCACGACGAGCACGCTTCGGCCGGCGACGTGAAGTACCACATGGGCTTCTCGGCCGACGTGGCCACCGACGGCGGCCCGGTGCACCTGGCGCTGGCGTTCAACCCGTCGCACCTGGAAATCGCTGACCCGGTCGTGGCCGGTTCCGTGCGTTCGCGCCAGGAGCGCCGCAAGGACACCGCACGCAAGCAGGTGATGCCGATCCTGATCCACGGCGACGCGGCCTTCTCCGGCCAGGGCGTGGTCATGGAGCTGTTCCAGATGTCGCAGGCCCGCGGCTTCGCCGTCGGCGGCACCGTGCACATCGTGGTCAACAACCAGGTTGGCTTCACCACCTCCAATCCGCTGGATACGCGCTCCACGCGCTATGCCACCGATGTGGCGAAGATGATCGCCGCGCCGGTGCTGCACGTGAACGGCGATGATCCGGAAGCAGTGGTGTTCGCTGCGCAGCTGGCCTTCGAGTTCCGCCAGAAGTTCGCCAAGGACGTGGTCATCGACCTGATGTGCTACCGCCGTTGGGGCCACAACGAGGCCGACGAGCCGGCGATCACCCAGCCGCTGATGTACCAGGTGATCCGCAAGCACGCCACCACCCGCGAGATGTATGCCGAGCAGCTGGAAAAGGCGGGCGTGATCGCCGCCGGTGCCGGCAAGGCGATGGTCGATGCGTACCGCGAGAAGCTCGATGCCGGTGAAGTGACCACCGAGCTGGCCAAGGTCGAGAAGACCCCGCCGACCAGCCCGCTGTTCGTTGATTGGCCCAAGCTGCTGGAAGGCAAGCTGTCCGATCCGATCTCGACCAAGGTCGACAAGGACAAGCTGCTGGCGCTGGCCAAGCTGATCAACACCGTGCCTGAAGAAGTGCAGCTGCACTCGCGCGTCGCCAAGGTGTATGACGACCGTCGCAAGATGGCTGCCGGCGAGATCCCGGGCGACTGGGGCTTTGCCGAGAACCTGGCCTACGCCACCCTGCTGGACGAAGGCAGTGCCCTGCGCCTTGTCGGCCAGGACGTCGGCCGCGGCACGTTCACCCACCGCCACGCGATCCTGCACGACCAGAAGACCGACAACTACTACCTGCCGCTGCGGCAGCTGGTGGATTCGCCGGAGAAGGCCACCGTCATCGATTCGCTGCTCAGCGAAGAAGCGGTGATGGCCTATGAGTACGGCTTCTCCACCACCGATCCGAACACCCTGTGCATCTGGGAAGGCCAGTTCGGCGACTTCGCCAACGGCGCCCAGGTGGTGATCGATCAGTTCATCGCCGCCGGCGAAGCAAAGTGGGGCCGCATTTCCGGCCTGACCCTGCTGCTGCCGCACGGCTATGAAGGCCAGGGCCCGGAACACAGCTCGGCGCGCCTGGAGCGCTTCCTGCAGCTGTGCGCGCTGGAGAACATGCTGGTGGTGGTGCCGTCGACCCCGGCGCAGGCCTTCCACATGCTGCGTCGCCAGCAGCACCTCACCACCCGCAAGCCGCTGGTGGTCATGTCGCCCAAGTCGCTGCTGCGCCACAAGCTGGCCGTGTCGACCCTGGACGAGCTGGCCAATGGCGAGTTCCAGCACCTGATCGGCGATGCCAATGCCGACGCCAAGAAGGTCAAGCGCGTGGTGCTGTGCTCGGGCAAGGTCTACTACGACCTGCTGGAAGACCAGACCAAGCGTGGCCAGGACGACGTGGCGATCATCCGCGTGGAGCAGCTGTATCCGTTCCCGCGTGCGCTGCTGGCCGCCGAACTGCAGAAGTACGGCAAGGCCACCGACGTGGTGTGGACGCAGGAAGAACCGCAGAACCAGGGCGCGTGGTACCAGATCCGCCACCACCTGCAGTTCTGCCTGGCCGATGGCCAGAGCCTGCACTACGCCGGTCGCGCACGTTCGGCTTCGCCGGCTGCCGGTCACATGGCTGACCACGTCCGCGAACAGCAGCAGCTGGTCGCCGATGCACTGGTCAACCCGTTCAACGACTCGTTCGCTGAATAA
- the lpdA gene encoding dihydrolipoyl dehydrogenase encodes MAEQFDVVVIGAGPAGYHAAIRAAQLGLKTACIDAALGKDGKPALGGTCLRVGCIPSKALLDSSRQFWNMGHIFGDHGISFKDAKMDVEAMVGRKDKIVKQFTGGIAMLFKANKVAAYYGFGELQPGNVVKVTQHDGSVVELKGTNVIIAAGSDSIELPFAKFDGETIVDNVGGLDFTEVPARLAVIGAGVIGLELGSVWKRLGSEVTILEALPDFLAAADTEVAKTAAKEFKKQGLDIRLGAKVSKAEVTGKGKKKEVALTYTDAEGEKSLVVDKLLVAVGRRAATKGLLAEGTGVKINERGQIEVDAHCHTGVNGVWAVGDCVRGPMLAHKGFEEGIAVAELIAGLPGHVNFDTIPWVIYTEPELAWVGKTEQQLKAEGIPYKAGSFPFAANGRAVAMIEPAGFVKVLAHAETDRILGMHLVGANVSELVHEGVLTMEFSGSADDLARICHAHPSLSEVIHDAAMAVSKRAIHKAN; translated from the coding sequence ATGGCTGAACAATTCGACGTCGTCGTCATCGGTGCCGGCCCGGCCGGTTACCACGCTGCCATCCGCGCGGCCCAGCTTGGCCTGAAGACCGCCTGCATCGACGCAGCGCTGGGCAAGGACGGCAAGCCGGCCCTCGGTGGCACCTGCCTGCGCGTGGGCTGCATCCCGTCCAAGGCGCTGCTGGATTCCTCGCGCCAGTTCTGGAACATGGGCCACATCTTTGGCGACCACGGCATCAGCTTCAAGGATGCCAAGATGGACGTCGAGGCGATGGTTGGCCGCAAGGACAAGATCGTCAAGCAGTTCACCGGCGGCATCGCCATGCTGTTCAAGGCCAACAAGGTCGCCGCCTATTACGGCTTCGGCGAACTGCAGCCGGGCAACGTGGTCAAGGTCACCCAGCATGACGGCTCGGTCGTCGAACTGAAGGGCACCAACGTCATCATCGCCGCCGGTTCGGACTCGATCGAACTGCCGTTCGCCAAGTTCGACGGCGAGACCATCGTCGACAACGTCGGCGGCCTGGACTTCACCGAAGTGCCGGCACGCCTGGCCGTGATCGGCGCTGGTGTGATCGGCCTGGAACTGGGCAGCGTGTGGAAGCGCCTGGGTTCGGAAGTGACCATCCTGGAAGCGCTGCCGGACTTCCTGGCTGCCGCTGATACCGAAGTGGCCAAGACCGCCGCCAAGGAATTCAAGAAGCAGGGCCTGGACATCCGCCTGGGTGCCAAGGTCTCCAAGGCCGAAGTGACCGGCAAGGGCAAGAAGAAGGAAGTCGCCCTGACCTACACCGACGCCGAAGGCGAGAAGTCGCTGGTCGTGGACAAGCTGCTGGTGGCCGTCGGCCGTCGCGCCGCCACCAAGGGCCTGCTGGCCGAAGGTACCGGCGTCAAGATCAACGAGCGTGGCCAGATCGAAGTCGACGCGCACTGCCACACCGGCGTCAACGGCGTCTGGGCGGTCGGTGACTGCGTGCGCGGCCCGATGCTGGCGCACAAGGGCTTCGAGGAAGGCATCGCGGTTGCCGAGCTGATCGCCGGCCTGCCGGGCCACGTCAACTTCGACACCATTCCGTGGGTCATCTACACCGAGCCGGAACTGGCCTGGGTCGGCAAGACCGAGCAGCAGCTGAAGGCCGAAGGCATCCCGTACAAGGCCGGCAGCTTCCCGTTCGCCGCCAACGGCCGTGCCGTGGCGATGATCGAGCCGGCAGGCTTCGTGAAGGTTCTGGCCCACGCCGAAACCGATCGCATCCTGGGCATGCACCTGGTCGGCGCCAACGTGTCCGAGCTGGTGCACGAAGGCGTGCTGACCATGGAGTTCAGCGGTTCGGCCGACGACCTGGCACGCATCTGCCACGCCCACCCGTCGCTGTCGGAAGTGATCCACGACGCAGCGATGGCCGTGAGCAAGCGCGCCATCCACAAGGCGAACTGA
- the sucB gene encoding dihydrolipoyllysine-residue succinyltransferase, translating to MATEVKAPVLPESVADGTIATWHKKVGDAVKRDENLLDLETDKVVLEVPSPVDGVIKEIKFAEGATVTSSQVVAIIEEGAVAAAPAPAAEAAPAAAAAPAAAAPAAAAAPAPAAKSAADALPPGARFSAITEGVNPADVDGTGRRGAVTKEDIVNFARNGGAGKAGGARPEERVPMTRIRKRIAERLMESKNSTAMLTTFNEVDLSKVSAARKELQDEFVKAHGIKLGFMSFFVKAAANALQRFPLVNASIDGDDIIYHGYSDISIAVSTEKGLVTPVLRNVERMSFADIEKTIADYAKKARDGKLSLEELQGGTFTVTNGGTFGSLLSTPIINPPQSAILGMHAIKERPIAQNGQVVIAPMMYLALSYDHRIIDGKDSVQFLVDIKNQLENPGRMLFGL from the coding sequence ATGGCCACCGAAGTCAAAGCCCCGGTACTGCCCGAATCCGTCGCCGACGGCACCATCGCCACCTGGCACAAGAAGGTGGGCGACGCCGTCAAGCGCGACGAAAACCTGCTTGACCTGGAAACCGACAAGGTCGTCCTGGAAGTGCCGTCGCCGGTCGATGGCGTGATCAAGGAAATCAAGTTCGCCGAAGGCGCGACCGTGACCTCCAGCCAGGTCGTGGCGATCATCGAAGAAGGCGCCGTGGCCGCTGCCCCGGCTCCGGCCGCTGAAGCCGCGCCGGCTGCAGCCGCTGCCCCGGCCGCCGCTGCTCCGGCCGCAGCCGCCGCTCCGGCCCCGGCTGCGAAGTCGGCTGCAGATGCACTGCCGCCGGGCGCCCGTTTCAGCGCCATCACTGAAGGCGTGAACCCGGCCGACGTCGATGGCACCGGCCGTCGTGGCGCGGTCACCAAGGAAGACATCGTCAACTTCGCCCGCAACGGTGGCGCCGGCAAGGCCGGTGGTGCACGTCCGGAAGAACGCGTGCCGATGACCCGCATCCGCAAGCGCATCGCCGAGCGCCTGATGGAGTCGAAGAACTCCACCGCCATGCTGACCACCTTCAACGAAGTCGACCTGTCCAAGGTGTCGGCGGCGCGCAAGGAACTGCAGGACGAGTTCGTCAAGGCACATGGCATCAAGCTCGGCTTCATGAGCTTCTTCGTGAAGGCCGCCGCCAACGCGCTGCAGCGCTTCCCGCTGGTCAATGCCTCGATCGACGGCGACGACATCATCTACCACGGCTACTCGGACATCTCGATCGCCGTGTCGACCGAGAAGGGCCTGGTCACGCCGGTGCTGCGCAACGTCGAGCGCATGTCGTTCGCCGACATCGAAAAGACCATCGCCGACTACGCCAAGAAGGCCCGTGACGGCAAGCTGAGCCTGGAAGAACTGCAGGGCGGCACCTTCACCGTGACCAACGGCGGCACCTTCGGTTCGCTGCTGTCGACCCCGATCATCAACCCGCCGCAGAGCGCCATCCTCGGCATGCATGCCATCAAGGAGCGTCCGATCGCCCAGAACGGCCAGGTCGTGATCGCGCCGATGATGTACCTGGCGCTGTCCTACGATCACCGCATCATCGACGGCAAGGACTCGGTGCAGTTCCTGGTGGACATCAAGAACCAGCTGGAAAACCCGGGCCGCATGCTGTTCGGCCTGTAA
- a CDS encoding TonB-dependent receptor, with product MSCHAPLRRNLLALLVCASLPSLAAAETAPAVDAQSATTLDSVSVIGRGEARQVQRVTAEDMKVLPPGANPLKLLASKPGVHFESADATGAYEWSTSISLRGFNQNRLGYTLDGIPLGNMAYGNSNGLHISRAVISENLGGAEVSTGIGALGTPSTSNLGGVFQFYSIDPSTEYGVVLAQSFGTDSARRSYARLETGEHQGFAAYLSGVYSEGDKWKGKGSQELKQFNGKATYNFGVDSRITALFNASRRVEADYQDLSLEMIDRLGWNWDNYAPDWDRAVAAARGQYSGGVNSPWDAYYSGHGLRNDDLSSIAGDFGLHESMRLKVNVYNHSNRGQGHWFSPSNPSNPGTSREIPISIRTTEYAIDRTGVTSAFTWNVGGHELEAGLWYEDNGHSVQRNFYYIDGPITDDFFLRNPDQRVWHQRYTTITRQLYVQDRFRLFDDRLTIDVGAKSPNTRTSVRTPLGSYADNSSLTAKEGFLPQAGFNFKLDERNEIFGSYAKNIAAYALGVGSPFNVPQAAFDASAKDLKPEQSRTIELGWRGYGQGYEASVAVYDVKFDNRLLAIAQCVGILGCPALYSNVGSVTSRGAEATLQLKPMQDLTWSNALSWNDSTYDNDYVNNGVVPTRGKKTVDTPEWMFASTLAWTPGPWDLRLAANHVGKRYVTYTNDLSVPSYWLINASVAYDMGKLGPAQNLTLALNLTNLADKKYLATINTNGTYAADPTRSLATMQVGAPRQVMATATVRF from the coding sequence ATGTCTTGCCATGCTCCGCTTCGCCGCAATCTGCTGGCCCTGCTGGTCTGTGCTTCGCTGCCATCGCTGGCCGCTGCTGAAACCGCTCCTGCCGTCGACGCGCAGTCGGCCACCACCCTGGATTCGGTCTCGGTGATCGGCCGCGGCGAGGCGCGCCAGGTCCAGCGCGTGACCGCCGAGGACATGAAGGTGCTGCCGCCCGGCGCCAACCCGCTGAAGCTGCTGGCCAGCAAGCCAGGCGTGCATTTCGAATCGGCCGATGCCACCGGTGCCTACGAGTGGTCCACCAGCATCAGCCTGCGCGGCTTCAACCAGAACCGCCTGGGCTACACGTTGGATGGCATTCCGCTGGGCAACATGGCCTATGGCAACAGCAACGGCCTGCACATCAGCCGCGCGGTGATCAGCGAGAACCTGGGCGGTGCCGAGGTCTCCACCGGCATCGGCGCGCTGGGCACCCCGTCCACCAGCAACCTGGGTGGCGTGTTCCAGTTCTATTCGATCGATCCGTCCACCGAGTACGGTGTGGTGCTGGCACAGAGTTTCGGTACCGACAGTGCACGCCGTAGCTATGCACGCCTGGAGACCGGCGAGCACCAGGGCTTTGCCGCCTATCTGTCCGGCGTGTATTCCGAAGGCGACAAGTGGAAGGGCAAAGGCTCGCAGGAGCTGAAGCAGTTCAACGGCAAGGCGACCTACAACTTCGGCGTCGACAGCAGGATCACCGCGCTGTTCAATGCATCGCGCCGCGTCGAGGCTGACTACCAGGATCTGTCGCTGGAAATGATTGATCGCCTGGGCTGGAACTGGGACAACTATGCGCCGGACTGGGATCGCGCGGTGGCCGCCGCCCGTGGCCAGTACAGCGGCGGTGTCAACAGCCCATGGGACGCGTACTACTCCGGTCACGGCCTGCGCAATGACGACCTGTCCAGCATCGCCGGTGACTTCGGCCTCCACGAGTCGATGCGCCTGAAGGTCAACGTCTACAACCACAGCAATCGCGGCCAGGGTCACTGGTTCAGCCCGTCCAATCCCTCCAACCCGGGTACCAGCCGCGAAATTCCGATCTCGATCCGCACCACCGAATATGCGATCGACCGCACCGGCGTGACCTCGGCGTTCACCTGGAACGTGGGTGGCCACGAGCTGGAAGCGGGCCTGTGGTACGAAGACAACGGTCACAGCGTGCAGCGCAACTTCTACTACATCGATGGGCCGATCACCGACGACTTCTTCCTGCGCAATCCGGACCAGCGCGTGTGGCACCAGCGCTATACCACCATCACCCGCCAGTTGTACGTGCAGGACCGCTTCCGCCTGTTCGACGACCGCCTGACCATCGATGTCGGCGCCAAGTCGCCCAATACACGCACCAGCGTGCGTACACCGCTGGGCAGTTATGCCGACAACAGCAGCCTGACCGCGAAGGAGGGCTTCCTGCCGCAGGCCGGCTTCAACTTCAAGCTGGACGAGCGCAACGAAATTTTCGGTTCCTATGCGAAAAACATCGCGGCCTACGCGCTGGGCGTGGGCAGTCCGTTCAATGTGCCGCAGGCAGCGTTCGATGCCAGCGCCAAGGATCTGAAGCCAGAACAATCGCGCACCATCGAACTGGGCTGGCGCGGCTACGGCCAGGGCTATGAAGCCTCGGTCGCGGTGTACGACGTCAAGTTCGACAACCGTCTGCTGGCCATCGCCCAGTGCGTCGGCATCCTCGGTTGCCCGGCGCTGTATTCCAACGTTGGATCGGTGACCAGCCGCGGCGCCGAGGCGACCCTGCAGCTCAAGCCGATGCAGGACCTGACCTGGTCCAACGCGCTGTCGTGGAATGACAGCACCTACGACAACGACTACGTGAACAATGGCGTGGTGCCGACCCGCGGCAAGAAGACGGTCGACACCCCGGAATGGATGTTCGCCAGCACCCTGGCGTGGACGCCGGGCCCGTGGGACCTGCGTTTGGCCGCCAACCACGTCGGCAAGCGTTACGTGACCTACACCAATGACCTCTCCGTGCCGAGCTACTGGCTGATCAATGCGTCGGTGGCCTATGACATGGGCAAGCTCGGCCCGGCGCAGAACCTGACGTTGGCGCTGAACCTGACCAACCTGGCTGACAAGAAGTACCTGGCAACCATCAACACCAACGGCACCTACGCCGCTGATCCGACCCGCAGCCTGGCGACCATGCAGGTCGGCGCGCCACGGCAGGTGATGGCCACCGCGACCGTGCGCTTCTGA
- a CDS encoding replicative DNA helicase has protein sequence MSARSGFRSNRRERGEGFDRDRDRDESRIDQLRVPPHSVEAEQAVLGGLMLAPDAYDRVNDQLTEGDFYRRDHQMIYRAIRELSERERPFDAVTLGEWFESQGKMELVGDGAYLIELASTTPSAANIVAYAEIVRDKAVLRQLIQVGTDIVNDGFQPEGRDSSELLSAAEKSVFAIAEQGARGRTDFVAMPGALKDAFEELRNRFENGGNITGLPTGYTDFDAMTAGLQPTDLIILAARPAMGKTTFALNIAEYAAIKSKKGVAVFSMEMSASQLAMRLISSNGRINAQRLRTGQLEDEDWSRVTGAIKMLKETKIFIDDTPGVSPEILRSKCRRLKREHDLGLIVIDYLQLMSVPGNSENRATEISEISRSLKGLAKELHVPVIALSQLNRSLETRTDKRPVMADLRESGAIEQDADMIVFIYRDDYYNKENSPDKGLAEIIIGKHRGGPTGSCKLKFFGEYTRFDNLAHDSVGSFE, from the coding sequence ATGTCCGCCCGTTCCGGCTTCCGTTCCAACCGCAGAGAGCGCGGCGAAGGCTTCGATCGCGATCGTGATCGCGATGAATCGCGTATCGACCAGTTGCGCGTGCCGCCGCATTCGGTGGAAGCCGAACAGGCGGTGCTGGGCGGCCTGATGCTGGCACCGGACGCCTACGACCGGGTCAACGACCAGTTGACCGAGGGCGACTTCTACCGCCGCGACCACCAGATGATCTACCGGGCAATCCGCGAGCTGTCCGAGCGCGAGCGCCCCTTCGATGCGGTGACCCTGGGCGAGTGGTTTGAATCGCAGGGCAAGATGGAGCTGGTGGGCGATGGCGCCTATCTGATCGAACTGGCCAGCACCACGCCGTCGGCGGCCAACATCGTGGCCTATGCCGAGATCGTGCGCGACAAGGCGGTACTGCGGCAGCTGATCCAGGTTGGCACTGACATCGTCAATGATGGTTTCCAGCCCGAGGGCCGCGACAGCAGCGAGCTGCTGTCCGCTGCGGAAAAGAGCGTGTTCGCCATTGCCGAGCAGGGTGCGCGCGGCCGTACCGACTTCGTGGCCATGCCCGGTGCGTTGAAGGACGCCTTCGAAGAGCTGCGCAACCGTTTCGAGAATGGTGGCAACATCACCGGCCTGCCGACCGGCTACACCGATTTCGATGCGATGACCGCCGGCCTGCAGCCGACCGATCTGATCATCCTTGCCGCGCGACCTGCGATGGGCAAGACCACCTTCGCCCTGAACATCGCCGAGTACGCGGCGATCAAGTCGAAGAAGGGCGTGGCGGTGTTCTCGATGGAAATGTCCGCATCGCAGCTGGCGATGCGACTGATCTCCTCCAATGGCCGCATCAACGCGCAGCGCCTGCGTACCGGCCAGCTGGAGGACGAGGACTGGAGCCGGGTGACCGGTGCGATCAAGATGCTGAAGGAAACCAAGATCTTCATCGACGATACGCCGGGCGTGTCGCCGGAGATCCTGCGTTCCAAGTGCCGCCGCCTCAAGCGCGAGCACGATCTGGGCCTGATCGTGATCGACTACCTGCAGCTGATGAGCGTGCCGGGCAACAGCGAGAACCGCGCGACCGAAATTTCCGAGATCTCGCGTTCGTTGAAGGGCCTGGCCAAGGAACTGCACGTGCCGGTCATCGCACTGTCCCAGCTCAACCGCTCGCTGGAAACACGTACCGACAAGCGCCCGGTGATGGCCGATCTTCGCGAATCGGGCGCAATCGAGCAGGATGCGGACATGATCGTCTTCATCTACCGCGATGATTACTACAACAAGGAAAATTCGCCGGACAAGGGCCTGGCCGAGATCATCATCGGCAAGCACCGTGGTGGCCCCACTGGCTCGTGCAAGCTGAAATTCTTCGGCGAGTACACCCGCTTCGACAACCTGGCCCACGACTCGGTCGGTTCGTTCGAATAA